One Deltaproteobacteria bacterium genomic window, GTCCTGGGCGCCGAAGGTGCCGTGTTGTTCCTGGAGAAGGTTTCACCGGCCCTGGAGCATGTGGACAGCTCCTCGGGTGCCGTGGGCACGGCGGTCAATAACGCCATCGAGGCGCTGGTGCCGATCATCGCCAAGGCCCCGGCCGACGACAATCTGCGGGAGAGGTGGCTTGAACGGCTCTGGCAGGCGGTTGAAGATGATGAGATCCCTTACATCGAGCTGCTTCCCGAGCATTGGGGATCCCTTTGTGTCACCCCCGAGCGGGCCTCCCGCTGGGCCGACGGGTTCATTGATGGAGTGCGTATGATATTGACGGATTCTGAACCTGGAGGCTACTACAAAGGGACGGCGGCTTGCCTGAGCGCCCTGTTCCAGGCGGGACGGTATGAGGAGATCCTGGACCTGCTCAAGCTTGCGCCCTATAAGTTCTGGGAATATCGAAAATGGGGCGTGAAAGCGCTGGCGGCCATGGGCAGGAAGGCCGAAGCCCTTCGATTTGCCGAGAATTCCCGAGGGCTTAATGAACCGGATTCCATCATCAGCCAGGCCTGTGAAGAATTACTCCTTTCGAGCGGCATGGCTGAAGAGGCGTACAGGCGCTATGCCATTGAAGCCAACCGGAAGACGACCCACCTGGCCACGTTCCGAGCCATCTGCAGAAAGTATCCGGACAAGAAACCAGCGGAAATCTTGATGGATCTCGTCGCAAGTACTCCTGGAAACGAAGGCAAGTGGTTTGCCGCGGCCAAGTCGGCCGGACTGTATGAGGAGGCCGTCGAACTGGCCAATCGCACTCCCTGTGATCCCCGGACCCTCATCCGGGCGGCACGGGACATGGCCGAGACCGAGCCGCGGTTTGCTGTAGAGGCCGGTATCGCCGCGCTGCGGTGGCTTGTTGAGGGCTACGGTTATGAAATCACCGGCCTGGATATCTGGTCAGCCTATGATTACACAATGACGGCCGCCGAGAATGCCGGATGTAAACCTGAAACCATTGAACGCATCCGCAGGCTGATTGAGAAAGAGAGCTTTGGCGGACGCTTCGTCACCAAAGTCCTGGGCCGTGAGCTTGGTTTGGATTTGAAGGCACGGACTTCTGGTCGCCGTGAAAAGGACCTTGACTGATGCCAGGCACAGGGCTCGGGAGAAGTTACGAGACTTCTGAAAAACGTTCAATTTTATTCAAGATCAAGGAAGACGAAAATTTTAACCACCCCGTGAGGGATGCCAAGCGGCAGAGGCACCATACATTAAAGTATTTCGAGGATTAAACTACTATCGGCTGAAGCCGTAAGCTTAGGGGCCAAGGGGTCGAGGGTTCAAGGGGTCAAGTGAAAAACATCTTTCTTTGAATCCCGGTTTCTCACTTGAATCCTTGAACCCTACTAAAAAAACGATCCAACTAAAATTTTCGCCTGGAAAGTCCAAGGTTCTCCCATTTACAGACTGGGACATTATTAAAATCTAAGCCTGACGCAGCCTGGTCACGCCGTAGCCATAGCGAAGGCGGAAGATTGGGTAAAAGGGGGCATTTTTCAAAGGTCTCACCCTGCAAGGTGGTCGGAGACCTCACCCTTTCTCCAGAAAATGAAGTCCGGTTCTCTGAAGGATCACCCCGAAACGTTCCCCTTCCCTGCAGTGTTCCAGGTAATGGTCCAGACATCGCTTAAGGATTTCCGGGATATATTCGAACCCGTGGATCCCTGGAATTTCCTCCCCCAGCCTTGGATGCCGCCCGAGTTTGCCCCCGAGAAGTACCCGAAAACCTTTAGTCGCTTCCTCAAGGGTTCCGGTGGGACAGGCGGTTATACAGGCACCGCAATATAGGCATCGGTCATCCGAAAGTCGAGGACCACCGTCTCCCAAGGATATAGCGGATTCCCTGCATACCTCCACACACGACCCGCATTCGGTGCAGGGTGCAGTTCCCACCCGTGGTTTCACGGCTCCGATAAGGCCGATGTCCACGATCTGCGGCCGGGAGCAGGCATTGGGACAATCGGAAATGGAAATGCGGAACTCATGGTGGAATTTCAGGGCCCCGGCCACCCTCGTTTCCAGGAATTCCCTTATGTTTCTCGAGGCCAGCAGCCGTTCCATATCCGCTGCCATGCCGTTCGAGTTCACCGCCCGGTTCGGGCAGCCCCCAGGCCCAAAGCAGGTCTCCACCTGATACCCCTTGACCTCTTCTTCCATGCGCCGGAGGAACCGCTTCTTGCACGAATTCACATGCTCCAGGGTCACCAGATCATCTCCGAGCCGCAAGGCCTCTTCTTCCACCTTTGACTTCACCCTTTTTCGGACAAAGAAAGGAACCCGTTTTAGTGCCTCTTTTGCTTCTTTGCTCCACTCCAAGTTCTTATGCCTTTCTGTATTGCTGTTACCTGAAGGTAATGGGAGAAATCCCCCAGTCTGCACCAGGTATTTACACCTTCAGGGCGGAGATTTCGATTTTAACCTTCCTCCCGTTTATCAACCATTCATAAACGGCAAATTTCGCCTCCCTTCCCGGCCGGGAGGCTTGACCTCGAGATTTATTCATCAGCATGATCCGGGTCCGAAATAAAGTGGAATATGGTGGAAAATCGGAGAGATAGACGTTGTATCCCACCCTTTTTGTAGACTGA contains:
- a CDS encoding 4Fe-4S binding protein, with amino-acid sequence MEWSKEAKEALKRVPFFVRKRVKSKVEEEALRLGDDLVTLEHVNSCKKRFLRRMEEEVKGYQVETCFGPGGCPNRAVNSNGMAADMERLLASRNIREFLETRVAGALKFHHEFRISISDCPNACSRPQIVDIGLIGAVKPRVGTAPCTECGSCVEVCRESAISLGDGGPRLSDDRCLYCGACITACPTGTLEEATKGFRVLLGGKLGRHPRLGEEIPGIHGFEYIPEILKRCLDHYLEHCREGERFGVILQRTGLHFLEKG